The Oreochromis aureus strain Israel breed Guangdong linkage group 7, ZZ_aureus, whole genome shotgun sequence region ctaatttttcctttttttatattcttttattgttctATATTATTTGCTCAGGTTATTGTTAATAACAATATCTCAGTGTATACCCATGATAGAACTGGTATTTGTGATTGGGACCATCTTTTTCATTGTGTACTTATATGGTGATGACTTCTGTTGATGGTGCCTCAACTGCTGTGAGTAATGCCTGCCATGTTAACTTTACTAGTTGGAATGTGAAGGGATTGAACCACTGTTAAATTACAAAACTTCACCAAGGTCTTTTGATTCCTCATAGGCATCTGATAGAAGACAACACACTGCTCAGTAGAccattttacacttttattaCTTCCCGAAGGGAGATGCGTCCTGCATGACTCGCTGCCACGATCTCGAAATGGCAGTATGCGCTAACAGTTTTTATTAGAGGCTGTCCCAAtagtctaaacaacagtgtTACACAAGCATTCAGAAGCCACATTGCATAGCGTACTCAGAGGTTATTGTCCATTAGCTGCAAAACATCTTTTCTCAGCTCTGGTGAGGCTGCGACCTTGCCTTACTCCCTTGTAGTAAATTTCCACTGGCATATGGTTCCCTGTTATCAACTTCTGCAGACAAGCGTGGGCGAGAGTCTCCAACATTCTACCACTAAAGAATACCTTAAGAATACAGATCATGCAAGATTAAGACAAAGTTGGGTTTGACAAATATTTCATTCCAAATTCAATGGTAAAGCCAGAGGTGCAGTAATTTTGATCAGTAAGAATACTCCATTTATTGTCTCTCACACAATAGCTGACCAAATGGTTTTTAATTACTTTCTTAATTCCCTTCAACAGATTGATACGTACCAATTGATCCTTGGAGGAGACATGAATACTGTTATGGACTCAGTACTAGATCGTTCCTCAGATAAAAAGCTTTCTCTCCTCAGTCCTTAGTGTTACAGTCAGATTTACAAACTTATGGAGCTGTTGATGTGTGGCAATTCTTCTACCCCTCCACCAAACAATCATTCTTTTTCACTGCAGTGCATCAAACATATTCTCGTATAGCTTACTTTTTTGTTGACAAAAAAATTGTTTCCCAATATCAAGACTTGTAAATATGATAGTAATATCTGATAACAGTCCACCTGTTTTGGAACTCAGCTTCCCAGATGAACCTTTTATCTACTCCTGGAGACTCAGACCTCTAATTAtaatgaaggaactgacctcccagcccattgttcatttagtgggctggtttcagtcattatgcaaatgtactgtttataagattggggaaacctgcagtcagctgagactgaagaagtcacttggatgagtgacaaaacatttctcccactgaaaatgctacgtccagatgaacagaatcaacttttggagactcaGCCCTCTTCTTTTATCGGATAGAGTTTGTGAAATATCGCTCCAGACAAATTGATATTTTTGGGGGGAACGAACATTATGCCTGGAATGGCATACAGTACAGTTTGGGAAGGCTATAAAAGCATTCTCACGGGGCCATATTATATCATGCTGTTCATGAAAACAGAAACGTCTATCTGAATTAATATACCTTATTCCGCAATTGGACAACATTGAAGTTATGTTTTGGATgatcattttctctttctttctctttctttctctttctttctctttctttctctttttctctttctttctctttctctttttctctttctttctctttttctctttctttctctttctctttctctctctctctctctctctctctctttctctctctctctctttttctctttctctctctctctctttttctctttttctctttttctctctttctctctctctctctttttctctttctctttctctctctctctctctctctttttctctttctctttctttctctctctctctctctctctctctttttctctttctttctctttctttctctttttctctttctttctctttttctctttttctctttctttctctttttctctttttctctttctttctatttttctctttttctctttctttctctttctctctttctttctctttttctctttttctctttctttctctttctctctctctctctttctctctctctctctttctctctttctctctctctctctctctctttttctctttttctctctttctctctttctctctctctctctctctttctttctttctctctctctctctttttctctctttctctctttctctctttctctctctctttttctctttttctctttctttctctttttctctttctttctctttttctctctttctctctctctctctctttttctctttttctctctttctctctttctctctctctctctgtctctctctctcttttctctttctctctttctctctttctctttctcttttctcttttctctttctttctcttttctcttttctctttctttctattttctcttttctctttctttctcttttctctttttctctttctttctctttctctctctctctttctctctctctctctttctctctttctctctctctctctctctcttttctctttttctctctttctctctttctctctctctctctttctttctttctctctctctctctttttctctctttctctctttctctctctctctctctctttttctctttctttctctttttctctttctttctctctttctctctttctctctctctctctcttttctctttttctctctctctctctctctctctctctctctgtctctctctctctttttctctctttctctctttctctctctctctctgtctctctctctcttttctctctttctctctttctctctttctctttctctctttctctttttctctctttctctctttctctctctctttttctctttttctctctctctctctctctctctctctttttctctctttctctctttctctctctctttctctctctctctctctttctctctttctctctctctgtctctctctctctctgtctctctctctctctttttctctctttctctctttctctctctctttctctctttctctctctctttctctctttctctctctctctctctctctctctctttctctctttctctctctctctctctccctctctctctttttctctctctctccctccctctctctccctctctctctttttctccctctctccctctctccttttctctccctctctctctctctctttttctctctctccccctctccccctctctctctttttctctccctctctctctctctttttctgtctctccccctctccccctctccctctcccctctctctctttttcccctctctccttttccccccccctctctctctctctctctctctctctgagtgaATGGCGGAGTGCATGGAGCTGTGGACGGGAGTGTCGGGTGAGTGGCTTTCTTTCTTCGggttcctcttttctttttcactgtcAGGAGTGTTTATCTTTCCGACACACGgttgttggtgtgttttgtttgttgccgGCTGGTTTGGTAGCTTTTGCTACCGGCAGCTTGGCACAATGCCCGCTGTTGAGGGCGGTGCGGAGTTTGAGAAGCTGACACGCCGTCATGCTGTCAAACTTATACCGACTATGAATTGCTCGGTGGAGGAAGCTGTTTTGGCTGTAGGAGGTGGTGGGCTGTGACAGCGTAAAATCTGCCTCCCGTATGAACGGTGCGATTGTTATTTTTCTTGATAAGGTCCCTAAAGTTAATGAGTTGGTGGAAAGCGGCGTCGTCATTCACGACACTTTCACACCCGTTCTCCCGTTGGTTAGCCCTGCTAAAAGGTTACCATCTCAAATGCGCctccttttattaaaaatgaaactttagCTAAGGAGCTGTCACGGTATGGCCAACTAGTTTCGCCCATAAAGATGGTCTCTTTGGGGTGCAAATCTGTGCTCCTCAAACATGTTGTGTGTCACCGAAGGCAGGTTTTTATGATCCTCAAAGACCCCGCTGGCGAGCTGAACCTgtcttttagtttcaaaatagaGGGTTTCAACTACATGGTGTTTGCTTCATCTGAGAGCATGAAATGTTTTGGTTGTGGTGGAGAAGGGCATTTAATTCGCTCCTGTCCGGAGAGGCTCAGAAACGCACAGCCAGCGGCTGACGCCGTTGGAGAGCAGGTCCCAGCCAGGGCTCCTGGTAGGGACACGGCGATCGCTCGTGCGAAACCTATGGCAAGCCATTAGTGCCAAAATTCGCCACTTTTCTAACCCGTTTGATTAAGAAACGGcgtaaaaaacgccgtttaattattcaaaacgCCGAAAAAAACGGCGTTCTGTTTCGACAAACGCCGCGTTTTCCGACTCTCACATGGCGCCCTGAACGCACCATCCGGTGACGTAAAAGCGGCGTTCAAAGACACcggaaacgccgtttttacgCCACTCGGCAGAAAACGCCGTTCAAAGATGCATAAAAGCGGCGTTTTTACGGCGTTCTGTGCCAGCTGTAACGGCGtttaaaacggcgttttattgaaattatgcagGGCACTCCCCATGGTTCCCTCATCCAATTACTTTCAACTCATTTCACCcaatcaaagaagaggaagtgcagaccACACTAATGCATCACCGATTCACCTTGCTGCTAAGTGATTGCCTATTCAGTACCAGTGCTTGTCACAGTATTGACTTGTATTATAATCCCACTATGCATTTTGATGTGTTTAAGGCATGATCAAGCAAACAAACGACAGAATACTTTTTCTGAAACCTTAACTGTGATACCTGTTATGGCAGCTAACAGGTAATGAGCAGCGCTAGCTCTGCTAATTTCTGagcttctttcttattttcctctttacttCTCTTAACCTTTAACTTATGTCTTAGCAATCAGATTCTGCCGTCATGCATTACCGCTCCGTGCTAGTTATGttgacttttctcttcttttgtcttctctttttcaCCCGTATTTAGACACTCGGCGCATGGCTCCTTTGTTTACGttagggatcagctgttagcgctgcgcccTGCAGCTGCGCTACCGGCAGACAGACCCTACGTCCCCAGTGAGGGAAGAGACGGGGTGATGTCTCCCGAGAAGGACACCTTACACACCATCTCTCCTTCCTGTAATCACTGTAAGCGTGAGATCGCTCCCTGATATGATTGAGGAGCTAATGGCGCTAACCGGTCACAGTGGCAGTACCCGACACTgcccggtactccctctgtgagtAGGCTGCCCGGCTTCCAGCTGCTGCGGCGGACAAGACCAGAGACAGcggtgagaggaaaggagggactgggcagtgtttgttaaagacAGTTGTGGGACCCCTGGGCACATcgctgtgaaagaacaactctgcaacaacacagacattgagctattagccgttagcatccgtggaggcagcctgtgactctctgtggTCCGCAGACTGCAAACGCAATCTCCGAGAGCTCTTCttctaatatcaggggactttcatcatgtctcgctggactccacactgcccaccttcaaccagtatgtgacctgccccatCGTAGTCAATAAAACATTGTACTTAATGTATGCCAATGAAAAagtggcatacagttcatcacctcctgCCCAGGGAAGATCTGAACGTAACCTAGTGTGccttgtccctgtgtgcagCACTTAGTGTGCAGAGCCACTAATCACCCacgcagtgcagagatggtccaTGGAGGgcatatgaataaataatgaaagcaaataaatgacagtatgtttttctgaaacaaacggagaccttaacttttatcaaaatccttgtgtgttcagtttaaagtaataCCACTGTATAACAGCCCACAAATTTAATAATGTTAACAGTATCTCAGGAATATTTTGCCCCATCAACATGCATTAAAAATAGATATGCAGTTTTGAATCAGACCTGCATGTTCGTTTCCTGAAAagtgatgtaaataaataatctcaAGAACATGAAATAATTGTTTCCATGTAAACTGGAGTTGTCCTTGTCAATGTCATCAGAGTACTCTGGATGTCTTACATGAATTTGAAACAGAGAGTGGCACATGACAGCGTTGCACATAACATAACTAGTTTACCTGTATGACatgaagtaattaaaaaaaagaatccatgTAACTTGGTTATGGCTTCTTTCTGATAATTGTAGATACAAATCGGCTGCAGTGTGCATTATCTTGACAAAAGTATAAGATACTGAACCCGCTGATATGATGTGGTGGAGGAATACAAATACCTGGACACCCACATATATACATTTGCTGGACtggaagatcaaaacagaggctGTACACAAGAAGTGGATGGGCAGGCTGTTTTTGAGAGCAAGCTTATGTGTGCACCAAAATGTTAATGACAGGTGTTCTGTCAGGTCAGGTGAGTGCAGTGCACTTTAATGTGTTCTTCTTGGATCAGGAGAGCAAGCTCTGTGACTGGCAGCGCTTCAGAAGCTGTGGTggagaggaagtgagtgaaCAAACTGCCAAGCATCATGGATATTCCTCTCAATCCACCTCACCAGGTACTTCTCTAAAAGTGTGACTCAGGTCTGTTGCCCCAAAGGATACAGGAAATGCACTGATTTCCATAACAGAATCGTGTCTGTTTAAGGCTCCATGATGATAACTTTCCTGTGAGCGTTTGAAGATAACTGACATCATGGCTTTTAGCCTCA contains the following coding sequences:
- the LOC120441068 gene encoding trichohyalin-like codes for the protein MTACQLLKLRTALNSGHCAKLPEKKRERERERERKRERERERERERKREREREREKEREKERKREKERERDRERERQRERKREREREREREREREKERKRERERERERKREKEREKERKREKEKERKRKREREKERKERERQREREKERKREKERERQREREREREREKEKREREREREKERKKEKKRKKEKKREREREREKERKRERERKKERERERKREREKKRKEREREREREKEREREREREKEKEREKEKRERKRKEKIERKRKEKRERKRKEKREREREKERKRKERERQREREKERKREKEKKRERERKREKEKEREKEKEREKEKKRERKREREKERKRERERKKEREREREKERKREKEKKREREREKERKREREKERERERERKRKREKEKEREKEKEREKEKNRKKEKKRKRERKRKREKEKEREKEKERERKRKREREREREKEREREKEREREREREREKEREREREKKRKREK